The Cydia splendana chromosome 2, ilCydSple1.2, whole genome shotgun sequence nucleotide sequence CCGTGTGTAATTATTTATGATTGATGATAACCGCCTTGTTATTGTTTATACAATTTTAGTCCTTGACTAAAATAAGTAACCATGCAATATGCGTACATTGCgaactacaattttgcgttagccccGTCTTAATCTTTTGAAGCACCTAGGTTTGTGGCGTTATAAAATTTATCTCTCTCGCTCTTACATTTGTATTAAAAAAGTAATATTTAGGTAACTTGTTGGCTATTGGCATTGTGGGAAATTCGGAGGTaaaatgatgacgatgatgatgagaaAATACAAGAAACGTCAAAGCAGGGTGTGGTAAAAATGTGTATTCTTGGAACATCTTTATAGAATTTGCCAACAGTAAGATTAGTAATGGGTTCCGCATTGTGTCACAGTAGTTTCGGCCACAGTTAGGCACAGAGCGGATATTCTGCATAAACAAGATCATTATATAGTTTGTCTAATGTCAACGCCACGCCAAGGCCAATTGCCTATACCTAGATAGCCGTAGGTAGGTACACGTATTGTACATCATAAACGCTAtagttatattttcttattttgtaaTCGAATCGTATCTAAAATCACGACCGATTTTATTGTCATTCTATTATGTTCTTGATTGTGGCTCGGTTTCGGGCAAAAAAATTGTTGCACCTTTCGGCCGCGACAAAACTACATTTTCGGCAATGTCAGGCCGAAGTTTAAGTTTCGGCATAAAAATAACGAaaccgaacattcggtttcgctAGATTAGACCAATGAATGGGCGTTATGGGAGATTTGGCACGACGACGGTTTTACACGAGTCACGAATTTGCCGAACTAAACTTGATATTCAACACTATCTAAAACTCTCAGTATACCAAAAAATCGAATTCGAACATAGGAATTAATCAATCTCACGCATGACGGTGCCATAAGgctttttatcgttttgtaaatAACATATAAGCACTTAAGAAAAGCAATTAAAACTGAGTTAAACAGCCACTTTACAGGCAGTTATTGTATAATGATAACATAACCTTGTACCTATGCAATTGTGATTGATAAGCATGCCATTTGCGTTATGATATAAAAAGTGCTTAGAAACAGAAGCATACtatcataataattatgatcaTTCGTGCATTCGTGAAGTTGTTTGTCACTTCGTGAAAATGTCTGAAGATTTCGTATTTCCtgtatattttaaaatgtaatcTATACAGATCTATCTGTTCTTTTTCAGTACGTCGGCGAAACAGGCAAAGGCGATTCCTACCTAAGCGAACTGATGCGCATCAATGTCTTCGGTAAAACAGACTCCGGAGACCCCAAAAGTATCAAAGTTATTCTCAAGAGTATCCCCAGAAGCGTCTCCCGTCGTCTCACCTTCAGGAGTGACGAATTCTTTAAAAACGAAATCATTTTCTACACCGAAGTCCTGCCAGCCATGCTAAAATTCCAATCCACTAAAAACGTATCGGAACCATTCAATAACTGTCCTAAAGTCTTCCTAACGTATTGTGATGGAGAAAACGACATCGTTTGTCTCGAAGATGTCGCTATTTACAACTTTGCACCATACCCTGTCAGGCAAGAAGGAATAGACTACGCACACTGCAAGCAGACATACAAAACTATGGCAAAATTCCATGCGTTATCTTTCGCAATGAGAGACCAGGAGCCTGAAGAATTTAACAGGATAAGCAATTTAATATTTGAGACCTACTTTGATGAGCGTCTCTGGGATTGGTACGAGACTTTCTGGAAGCGTCTGTGTGGTATCGCCATTGACGCTGTAGAAAAAGAATATCCTAACTCCAAATACGTCGAAAAGGTAAAGGAATTCGCTGTTCCAGAGAGGTACAAGGAGATGATAAAGGCCGTTAGAGACCGCAAAAATGGAATCATCTGTCACGGAGATTCCTGGACCAATAATTTCTTATACAAATATATGAACGGGCGACCCGTTGACGCTATGATGATAGATTTCCAGATAACTAGGTGCGCTTCTCCTGTTTTGGATACATCTTTTGTCATATACGGATGTACTACAGAAGATATGCGGGAGAAACATTATCATGAACTATTGGAGTTTTATTATGAGGTCCTTTCGAGCCAGATACGGGCGTATGGAAGTGACCCCGATAAGGTTTATTCACGGGCGACCTTTATGGAGGAAGTGAAGAAGTATTCATTCTTTGGTCTGGCGTTTAGTATTGAATCGACGCCGCATATTGTACTGCCGCCCGAAGAAGCATGTGATATGAACATggaggtaaatatttttttagatggTTGATATTCCTCAACTGTGTATTATTCCAGAAATGTTATGCTAACACAGCTAAACTGTGCaatgaactgtcgcccgcggtatttccggaccgataatGCACATCTTAGATTAGAAAGCAGCTGGTCCAATTGTTAAAATTGCTAAAATAAAAGCGTGCTTTTTACACACACGGATTTTTTACTGTCGTGGGTCGTTAAAAATCTGTCACACTTAATGTACATACTTAGACGTAATAGTCTTCATACTTGGATATTTGATCGAATGTTCTTGAATTCTTTGTTTAATAAGATGCATTTAATGGCAAACATAAAAAGATGTGGTTTAAAACTAGTCGCGaaactctttttttttttcagggtgACAAAAAGCGCAACATCGACGAAATCTGGCCGATGACCCCATTCAAGACCAAGGAGGGGCGCCAAAGAGAGGCCAACAACATAAAGCACTGCGTCGACCACGGATACATATAAACTGGGATTGTTATCtacaaaacaaatcaaaaatagCCGGGATCCCTCAGGGctactaaataactattttgtctattacgcttgaattttttttttacaaactcatacaatacaaattatagcaaaccAATTTGTTCCTACTAACATACATAACATGTATTTATAATTTTCGGTCTCATCTCCGATCTCACCCTGTATTATGAAATTTCTAGAACGAATAAGTGGTACCAACAcggaagaaataatagtactaccgtacagaaaggacacttcctacaaacccgaagtttgacagcggttcagggtcgaatcatgctatccctttctaatgtatggcactatcgctttcggctatttacggttgtcaaaattcaagtgattatcttatctgtggtcgtgcacgcaaaaggaagtcaagtggtgccaaccctaataattgctcggagcaatgctgagccgaacggagccgagttcgatcgaagtcaggagtgtctccccactggtaccaataaatatgtatttatatttagctCGATTTAGGGTTAATTATTTACGATTATTAGATTACCTCACTTTAGACAATTTACCTAATCAGTATTTCATATTAGCTAGattctgaaattaaaaaaattaagaacaATGAAAATGATTGCATTTTCAGTTATAATACTTTTGGTTTACTGAaaatataaacaatataaacaGTTCATTCTAGTTACTTAGTAAATCTATAATCAGACTACCAAGGTATGATATTTatgtagtacctataatttgtGATGTAATAAGTATGATTATGTTtgatatttgttttaattatttaccggGTGTTTATTTAGacaataaagaataaacagAACTTTTATGATTCTTTATTCTTAGTACCAACTAGTACAGAATATTCGATATCTCTATATTTTTCATTCCCAAATAGACCAATTAAAGTACGAATGGTTTAAGTGTAAGCGATAAAAATTATTGACGCTTACACATAAACCAAAAATTGTTAATGGTAGATCTTTTCAAACGAATATTTTTTTGTGATGATCTGTGCAGTATCAAAACGCTTAAATGCCAAGGTCAATGTTGCCAGTTTTTAATACGGAACTTTTTTTTCACACTTAGCAACACTGCCTCATTCATCATCAAGCAACAGGAAAATGTAGCGTTACTTacattacatacataattatgaaattaCGACCAATTTCAAAACGCAAACTTCGTATTAAACAAAATATTCAAATCCCTACCTACTGTATTTGGTCGGATTCACGACAACctctgtaggtaggtatatctacTTGTTTATTATAAAGCGTTGCCGGTTTTTCCAATTTAGTAGATTTGTGTATTTCTCATGGTTCTGTctctttttttaattaaagtatAAAAGGGGGATCATAATTTGGTGTCGAATTGTGGTATTAGATACCTAATGTAAAAGATGCCGGTGGTGGCACTATGACACAAACACTACCTACGATAAGAGTGAGTTTTAAAGTACGCGCATTTTCGGAAAGTTTCAAGTCGGACGGACAGCATAGTAGTTTAATTCTGCCGAATAGATACGGAAATGGAGTTTATTACACTGCCGTCTCTCTTGGTTTCAGGGCACCATGTCGTCTAAAGAGTTTAGTACTCTGAGTGGCATTTACCCCGTGCTTACTGACAAGAAACTTAGCGAGTTGCTCTGTGATTGGTTTAGGGAAAATATTACCTTTGCTCGATGggaggtaagtaggtatacaagATGGTTTAAAATTGGGGTCATTAAaagtaaacagttttttttttcaattactttaattcaatttaatttaatttctctGCTGTGACCGCCTCTGCCAATTGATTATTGTAAGAGCGATTAagtaaatagagttagaccaggaAGCTAAGATGGCAGCGATTTTGgtagcccagactgtgcaagtgtgcaagtgttattttaaagttCAAACttcgaaattatgacgtttaaataacacttgcacagtagggGCTATCAAAAGCattgccaacttagcttggtctaactctagacgaATTTATCGGTAGACCCCCCTGTTACTTCAGACTATCGGTCGGTAGACTGAAGTAACAGAAACGCTTATTTTTACAAACTGAAGTCTTTTCTTTTTCAGTACGTTGGCGAAGCGGGTAAAGGTGACAACTATTTAAGCGAAATCATTCGTATCGATTGCGAGTGGCGATTTCAAACACATACAAGTTGTTCTTAAGAGTATCCCTAGAAGTGTCTCCCGTCGTGTCACATTCAGAAGCGACGAATtttttaaaaatgaaatactttTCTACACCGAAGTCTTACCAGCAATGCTCAAATTCCAGTCTACCAAAAACATGTCAGAGCCCTTCGATAATTATCCAAAAGTATTTCTAACGCATTGTGATGGAGAAAACGACATCATTTGTCTCGAAGATGCTACTGTTTTAAGCTTTGGACACCCTGTTAGGCAAGAAGGAGTTAACTTAGAACATTGCAGGGTAACTTATAGAACTTTGGCTAAATTTCACGCTTTATCTTTTGCAATGAGAGACCAAGAGCCAAAAGAATTTAACAGGATAAGCAATGTAATATTTGAAACATACTATGATGAGCGTCTCTGGGAATGGTACGAGACTTTTTGGAAGCGCCTATGTGGTATCGCCATCGACGCCGTTGAAAAAGAATATCCAAATTCCaaatacgttaaaaaaattaaagaattcGCTGTTCCAGAGAGGTACAATAAGAGATGATAAAAGCAGCCCAAGATCGCAAAAATGGCGTCATTTCTCACGGTGATGCTTGGACGAATAATTTCTTGTACAAGTATGTAAATGGACGGCCCGTGGACGCTATACTGATAGATTTCCAGCTCGCTAGATGCGCTTCTCCAGTTCTGGATATCTCTTATTTCATGTATTCTTGTACTACCCAGGATATGCGGGAGAAACATTATGATGAACTATTGAAGTATTATTATGAGGTCCTGTCGAGCCAGATAAAGGGGTATGGAAGTGATCCGGACAAGGTTTACTCATGGGACAGCTATATGGAGGAGGTGAAGAAGTATTCGTTTTTCGGTCTGGCGTTTAGTTTAGAGGCAACGCCGCATATGGTGCTGCCTACGGAGGAAGCTTTTGATATGGACCTAAAGGTAAAGATTCTACTCAACACGGCCCTTTAAACAAAGTTTAATTTCTATAAGAATAGCTGCAAGGGGTAGGACAAAGCTTTTTTCTCTGTCTATCTTCTTATggcattattcataaacgcgctacaaacctcaattagctattaATCAGTTATTTAAGTCTGTCATTAGGGgtcgtccattaattacgtcacacgaatttctaggtttttttacccttccccccctccttgtcacacttggtcacatttggtgtgacgtcacatttcttcaacgaaatcggcaaatatttatttaatattttatcaaaatatttttgacaaaagaattattagtaattttataacccaaaactgattaagaaataaaattaaacgaataaaaacgaaaacgaaatgaaaaaaataaaaaccttgttatttaaatgataattagcgtataaaataatttaaatacattttcggttactgatgaagttaaagtgacgtcacaaagtttatgactcccccctcccccttgtcacaacatgttacattttcttgaccccctccctccccctaaatgtgtgatgtaattaatggatgaccccttaaggacttaaattatgtatttgtaagaaagggaaaCATTGACTGaggtttatcaattttattagCATTTATATCTGTTGCATCCTCTGTTACTGAAGgtaacagggctataaccgtgaaaatcgaagttcgcaaattgcggggatttttctctgtcactctaattacgccttcattagagtaaaagagaaagatccccgcaatttgcgaatttcggttttcgcggtagccgctctgCTTTGGGGCCTAGCATATTATTACCCACTATCAAGTGTTAGGAGTGTCTTGAACAGAGTATAGTCAAAGTTTGAGTTCCTTGATTTATCGACTTATACTTACTTGGTATATTTTTCAGGGTGACAAAAAGCGCAATATAGACGAAATCTGGACGTTGGCACCGTTCAAGACCACGGAGGGACGTCAGAGGGAGGCCAACAATGTGAAACACTGCGTCGACCGAGGATacatataaaatttaattattttaatattataagttcataacaaatatttaactaaaaaaagCGGATCAAAACAGTATAATTAGATGGAATCTCAAACAACCGTTTTATTTGCTGATTGCGTGTAGGAATAATCATTTATGTAAGGAAACGAATTCATGTCATTTTGGAAGAAAAAAACCTAGCACGACTGTATACAtaatgtatataatataattacgtatatttttacttaagtaagtacctatgtttttATTCGTCGAGAATACTCCCGCACTCCTGCTATACATTCGATTGTTATCAAACATAGTTCATGACTAGTCCAGAAAATGACAAGAATGATGTATGATGacctaggtacctataataaaaatttcaTTTAGAAtctacattatattatattacatcgttgaaaattaaaatcggACTTAAGTAACTAAAATTCATAGAATCGTATCACTGTTCTGATGTCACCCTGTATGAAAGTATAGTACCtaggtaatgtaggtatgttcaacaaaaaaacacaatgacGTTTTGACGTTTCAATATAAGCCGACCATTTTAAAAACTCCATGCAGCGAAACGAACATGCCGTCTGAATTGGTAGTCATTATTTTGTAGGTTTATCACCTTGGTAAACCAGTTGTCGGTACCCTTCGCACCTTAAGGAACTTACCATTGATAGAAAGGGATACAATATCTTGTCAGAAACCGAGTAAACCGACTAAAGTGAAGTAAACACAACAAGTGAATTTGTTtatttagggtcggttgcaccaaactgttcgtatcgttaaagagttcgctaaatttttatgtatggaaagtttcataataaagcgccggggcgcgccggctgatgttgatcagtctgtcaaatgtggttggtgcaactggcacttaGTTTAGTTTGACATTGTTATGATAGCATGTGTGTGTGACTTTTGATCAGTTTTTGTTAACTTTACCAAACTTTTACgataataataggtacctacgtctaATACTATTGTAATGGTAGTGGTCGTCTAAATACTATATGAAAGTGGACATATTATAAAGATACCTAATCAattcattttataaaatattaatacagtTGTGTTATTCATTAAAAAAGGTTCACAATTTTGTTGCTAttgttttgtgttttattttttgttaaactAAAGTACTTAAATTAGTAAAAAATAAAGGTGCcgtacatagtctaataaaacatggtcttcctttcccagagtgacacgggcctacgtcacaacaacatggccgctatatatagcgctatcgcatattatcatatagcgctgtcgcatgatgacgtaggcccgtgtcagttaggtgacctagaaaagacgggaatggagtacc carries:
- the LOC134801731 gene encoding uncharacterized protein LOC134801731 isoform X2, with the protein product MSSEDFSTLSGVYPVLTDERLSKALSDWFKKNVTFTRWEYVGETGKGDSYLSELMRINVFGKTDSGDPKSIKVILKSIPRSVSRRLTFRSDEFFKNEIIFYTEVLPAMLKFQSTKNVSEPFNNCPKVFLTYCDGENDIVCLEDVAIYNFAPYPVRQEGIDYAHCKQTYKTMAKFHALSFAMRDQEPEEFNRISNLIFETYFDERLWDWYETFWKRLCGIAIDAVEKEYPNSKYVEKVKEFAVPERYKEMIKAVRDRKNGIICHGDSWTNNFLYKYMNGRPVDAMMIDFQITRCASPVLDTSFVIYGCTTEDMREKHYHELLEFYYEVLSSQIRAYGSDPDKVYSRATFMEEVKKYSFFGLAFSIESTPHIVLPPEEACDMNMEGDKKRNIDEIWPMTPFKTKEGRQREANNIKHCVDHGYI